The genomic window tttggatatttttttgttaaaaaatatatttttcctgatatttgtaaaaatgtaaaataaaataaactgtgATTTCGAAAGTTTTTGGGCGTTAACattttaagaaagcattttctgatccatgtttataggaaactttttgttcagaattaaatttctttaaaaatttcaaagtctgACCGGAACGTTTAGgttcaccctgtatatttttatattccctgtatatttttacatacacaaTTTTATCGCGTCTATTCAAGAGAACTGCTTCGTGGCAACATTCTTTTGCGCGTTCTGTATCGtcaatttttaagagaaatatcgCGTATTTTATCCATGCTCTGAGATCATTTTTATTCGCCGCAATCGCCTGcgagaaagattatatataataacacgtTTGATATAAGATATAGAAGATTGAATAACGTACAGTCTGATGATGACGCCTTGCATCGTCAATGTGACCCAACTCGTAAGCTTCTTCGGCATAGAAACATAATttgtaagataatataattttcgaccATTGGTCATCCGCTTTGTCGCACGTAAAACGGCTTTCAACGATCTTATTAATGGCCAGGTGCATTTGTTCGACGAGATATGTGTATATGGATGTCACAAAATTCtgcatataaattgtaatttgcgagaaagtttattttcctctgcttaataaatacatgaatGAATCTACgactatgaaaatatttttttgcataaccgcaaaactatttttaataatcgtaCACAATAATTTCAGCAACAatgtcttattaaataaaatgataaatttaaaatagttcataaaattgttaaataataaatttttgaacctGACTATCGATCGAGTGCACTATCTTTATGCTCGTTTTGAATTTCTGATCTAGCATGGAAATCACTTGCGTCTTCAAAGTGCTACGTACAGTCAAATACGTGCcagttttatatagatattgcgTGAAGCAAGTTAATTCGTcctgaaaattacaaacatacaacataataatttttgtttatatttttgcttatatttttcgtCAACATTGATCTCACCTCTTCGGGAACAAAACAATACTCTATTTTATGTGTTGTTTCACAATTATTCGAGTCATTTTCTTGTTTTCTCGAAGCGGATAACTTTTcttgctttttcttttcacaaaaatcctaaacgtaaaaaatacaTCTTACATTGATAtacgtattttaatttgtaatgtaatatatttgatgtagTTGactatttaatactttaatttatcactatatggaaaatttaatattacccTATAACTCTCTGTAAGAATTTCAACTATTTTTTGAATGCAAGTTGCGTATCGTTCCTCCACCATATCGCCAGAATAAACATAATACGGTTTGGTTACCTTCGGTGTCATCATTTTTTCGATTCTagcaaaattaatcaaatcggaatgaattttaaaatatgatttgataagaattatatttgattaaatatcatatttacatatattttataggtattttttgttatgatatatttctcaaaaacaTTTCATATAATCGACAACTTACATGTTTGAGAAATCAGTTTCCAGTCTACAAGGAATAAATGGATAATAAAGCTCGACTTCGATTATAACAAAAACGGGTTCACCGCTTTCTGAAATTACTGGCGTACTTTGCGAATCTTCCACGTCTaactaaaaaacaaattaaagaaaatttttattacatgtaaccttttttcctctttctttaattttttacgcatcatatattatatatacgaatatctGCTAACTTTTTTTGATTCTTGTTCCAAGCCTTTATTTCTAAgctctaatatattttcttctaaacCAGTTTTTTCAACCATATCGGACATATTATATGCGTACAATTGCGCCATTACGTGAGTACTTTttactgaaaaaattttatatcaatttaaagagagatttttaaattcttcagaTTTTAAGTCATAACAATGTTTATAAagatatgtagaaaaaaagtagtgtattatttattatttattatttaaaatagatttatatttgtacttACTTCCTGGAAAAACAAGTTCTGATAAGTCAACATAACATTGATAAAGTTGATATTTAACAGGTCTCTCTTCCTTTGATCTAACATTTTTCTCCTCTGTATTTTTCTCGACCATAAATTGAAATGGCCAATATTTAtacctttaaatataaaatttattgtaatatttaatatgattaatgattttaaaatgattataagaaatatgtacTTGACAATATGTTTTTGCATTGTTTCAATTCCTACATCATACATTATGCTACGATTCATATAATTCCATTCGATTCTAGGTTCATTCTGGCATAATTTCTTCTGCAAATTGcatacttaatataatttatactttattattatactttaatattttaatatacatattaactttaatatttattatacttaatttatactttattattaatttgctcgatattgtaaaatgcatcaaatattttaaaactaccTGTAAATCGAGTTTTGTATCGagcgtattttttatatttgcgtaGTCGCAATTAAGTTTCCACTTGGATAATCTAGCACGACTCTGCAATTTCGACAAGCTCTGCCATTGCTTGATTTTTTCCACATCGTGATACTTTGTCCATTTACcgtctttaaatattatattttctggaaTCTGTGGTACAAGGCAATTCTTCTATTTGATTAAATGTTCTATTTGGTTAAATGGCttgtaaaaacataattatcttttttttttaacaatattaaaatgcttatttgttaaagaatattacaataatatcgaTTGGTATACAATCTAAACTTGCATATcatgcattatataaaatggaaatcaACGGAAGtgaaaacatgttttcttgAAAATGCTATCtgagattaattttgtttctttgatTTCATTCTTAGAATTGATCATTAGCATTGCTCGTTTATCTCCACTCGCTATCGTTTCCGTTTACATTTCGATACGCTTCATTGCGCTTGTTCTTTCGTTATTGCAActcttataaaacttttttttgtacatacattctttaaattatttatatttaaaaaaacaagaaatattttgttaaaatattatgttctcTCTACTTAACATATCGATAtgggaaattaaaaatttgtcctatttttaatgtatacattttttagattgattaatttttaacacatcttgatttctttttttgttatttatcgcgcttttaatatttttctcattgccagggataattatttttttattacctcgtcgttaatatatattatcgttcCTGCTTTGTATTCTGCGTCTTCGGTGAAGAAGACTGGCGGATTGTAAATACTTTCTATTGTTATACTcaggaaattaatttttgcttccGAAGGAAATATCTCTTcatcatcatatattattgtcGCGTTTATTATAGGAAGATTTTGCCACGAGACCGCACTATCATCGAGCGACAGATGCGCTGTTTGCACTATTAATCTTTCACTGAACAATTTTTCACCTATGATGACACACAAAGTTATAAGAAATTCTGtgtgcatattttaattttattttttttagtagaaaTCATTACCTAATAATATCGGCAATAAATCAAGATTGCAGAAACCAATCACATTTGACGACGTCTCTTTCGGAGTAGTTACTGTTGTTTTTACCTTTGAATCCGCGTTTGATTTGATGGAATTAGTCGAGTTCCGATTTTGACTCTCGCACATTACTTTTactgataaaacaataaaaaaatataataattacatattaatcatgatttaaaaattattatatttatactgatagaatattataaactatttatattgtaaatgggttatggtataaaaatattttacttaaaattggCGTCGATACGACTGAATTCATGCTATCATGATCATTAACTATAAATGAAAGTTCAACGGCGAAATTGACATCGTAAACTTGCGACGGTTCCTTGAAACCCGGATCGATAAAAAGGGGGAGACTTTCTCCCAGCACTATGTCTTTGTGTATCACGATAAACGATAGGTcaactttttctttcatagtCTATATATGttccgtataaaaaaataagacttttttataataataaaataatttagttaaaaaaaaaacttacgaTATTCTCAATAGagtctataataattttgacgcTTCTTTTCATCGATGTTTCAATTGACTCGTCTTGAATTGAAGATTGCTccattggaaaatatattgttgctAGTTCgccaacttttaattaaatattaataatacaagataaaaaaattacttttcaatatattttttacaaaagaatataagGAAACAGCTTTTACATAGCCTATTATTCtataatgaaacaataattgcgagtttatttttaatcgtttgTTGTGTCTCGAAAGAAACTTCATGCCGAAAGAAAAGTGAATTTTCTGTATCATGATAATAAGTATCTCTAAAAGCTCATTGCGAATaagtaaacaattatataatataacaatattaattttatttatcaatcaatAGTATACGTATGTGTGCTTTCCCTCCATATAACAAGCAATTATTTttggtatatatatgtgtatgcgtataaattattttatatatattgtacatataaatgaattcTTTCTGATATACAATTCTAATGGACGGTTTACAAATCacagaagagaaagaagtctcaaataatattcaataattctcATAAATTCTAGTTTTATAGTACTTGATATTTattccgaaaaaaatttataaatttgtcaatatttttccttGTAGCGTTtagagtatattatatattagaaagttACAATTGTGGATTTACAAACAATTATGATATCGAACTAACGAATTTAAACTTTCGACTCATGTCGAAAGCATCGTCGATTCCGAAACAAACTCATTGCTATCGGCAATGGGTCTCTTTTTTCaggtatatcttatattttctcttcctgCAACTCGTTAACGTAGAGTTGGTGAAGATAATAGTGAGACAAAAATGTTGCTTTCTTTTCTTCGACACAATTTACGTCACGAGCGCTAAAGTTGAGCTAAAATTGCGATCGCAGAATTTCAACAATATgatcatattttatcaatatgaagGCACTACAGTTCTCCAAACGCACTTATGTCAAAGTGCACATCCTTTAtacaatcatataaaaaactaatatacatgcgtatatattaaaattacaagtaTCAAAACTTCGCCGAGTTCATTGATGAAAGGAGACGAAAATCGTGATACCATGAGCTCTCCCTTATCgaattttctttcgtttttttctgatattataaTCACTAAAATCACatcatttgtatttaattttcagaaagaAAGTATACAAAGGGGAGCAAGGGAAAAACAGTTGCTTGCTTGTCTCGGTATGTATAATTCATACTGTAGAAAATTCTCGTTCATtctaaatcgatttttaaaacGGATCATTAAAACGTTTCTGCGTAATAAAACAGTCTTCTGGGGTAGTTTGTTTAATGATGAGACAACGGGGCAAAGgattaaataacattacgCAGATTTAATCAAATGGAACGATTACGAAATTACAAGGTTTTCATGGTTTTGTCGATATGTCTCAACGTTGTTTCGGGCACCGCGTCCGTCAGCGCTTTCCAAAATCCCTCGCAGCGAGTCAGGCATCGAAACATCTTTTTcgcataatttctaaaaaattacatttatcggaatttttatagaaactgTAATTGCTAGgactaataattttagatgcgagaataaaataatgataaaaacgaATGAGTGGATTTACCTGGCGTCTAGATTTCCGTCCATTAACAATTTCGCGCCTGTGTTTAGCAGCTTATCTTTTACGTCACGTGGTAAGATCATAATGTGATCTGGTCCAATGCGATCAGTGATATCGCATAACAGTCGAGCGGTTGCTGCGCGTACAATAGCGTTTTGgtgactataaaaaaaaacaattaggaaatgaaaaataattaaaaaaacaaacaaagataaataaataattatataaaattttatataatttaaaactttaaattaaccTCGCTCCCCGAAGTATGATGCCGATGGTTTTATGAGGCGGAAGATGCTGCACCATCTGATCCAGAGCTGCGTTGCTATCCGCTCGAAGAAATCGATTGGTATCGGCCGTTCTTTGAAGCAACGATCCAGCTATATCCTCTAGATCCtgtgaaaaaattagaatggATGTTCGACAAACAtgataaagagaagaaagaaagagaaagagatgttaAGACATTAATTATTCTCACGCATTCATGGCATATCTACCTGATCGACTCGAATCTGCGAGCTGAAGACATCGCTGGCAGCGACACACGCGGCACGCGCCACTTGCGAACGAAGATTCTTTATATGCCGCCCCAGAAGCCTCCCTATTGTTCCAACTGGGCACGTGTCGAGACTCTCCGGATGCTGCTTTGAGATCTGAGATAGGCTTTTCAGGCCCTTCATCGTTATTTCCCTGaaatatacgtttatatagaatatttagcGTATTTTCATAGTCgatatttagattttacaaGACTAATGCCTACCAATCTTTATTTTCGAGTTGCGCGAGACATTGTTGTACCATCCGCTTGGATTTTTCCGAGGGTTTCTCGATTGGAGAAGTTCTTTTATTGGAAGGAGCTCGGTATCTATTGGTACCGCGTATTGGTACTTTTGAAACGATTCTCCTACGCGACTCGATAGCTTCCACAGATTCAGGCTGCGTCCGAaagatttaacaaatttatatatcgttatatattgattttatttatcgtaatgatttatatcggtttttcgcaaatttgtgtctcatttatttgtttctcataagagaaaatttacttGTTTCGCATGTAATGAAAAGGAttttaatacatgtataaacaaagaaaatacatttttctcataaGTTATACCTCAATCTTCAATATTCCCGGTTCGGTATTCGTTTCGCTACTGTCTTTACTTTGTCTATCCTCCAAAGTCTCGTTCACGCTTGACTCTTCTTCTGTGGACTGAAAccgtaattatgtaaattaggCGGTTAATATCATCTTAGCAAGAAATCATACGCGTGATTTCTTACCTCCTGTGCGTGAATCTTATTATGCGAGTTCTCAAGATTCTCCATGATTTCGTGAGAATGAGGCCTCGACGCGATGATGATCGCCGGTGAATCACCGGTCATACTGATGTCTATGGGTGGGCGAGCGATGGTGTCCAATGATTGAATGGAAGTATCCTCGTCAGGTCCTATGGAAGCGACTATTCTCTCCTCGCTGGAATCCCTCGAATTCTCGGCCTGATATCCAAAcgtttaaatgtaatttggtgtacatatatcttttatcacaaataaatttaataaatttaataatttttaaaataaaattttataaattaataattaaagtagatttaataatttgtaaaaaaaattaatttaataatttataaaatgcgccaaatttaattgtaatttacttGCTATTATTAGTCAAATCGTGACAAAAacggataataataattttatcaattttctatgATTCGCTGTCTACTAACCAAATTGCGCGAACCGCAACGAGAACTCCGTTTCGACGGCGAGTCGGAGATTGGCGAGTTATTGATGCTGCGATTCTCGGATGACAAGTACAGCGATTCCGATTTTTTGGGACTCAGAGCCCTTGATTGAAGCGATTCCTTAATTATCTGTGGATCCTCGTAAGGTAGAATGCGTTCGTTCGAGATCACGGATACGATGGATCTTCTTCTCGCGCTTGATCTAACATCTTCCGGTTGCATGCTGCAATTGCTCTCCGCGCTTCCGCTGCGATTTTCGTTTATGGTGATTAGCTCTCCGTGAGTCGAATGTCTCGATATTGATCCATTTCGATTCGTTGACTTTGCATCATCCTCGCTGTTCCATTCCTTCGACTCCTCGTCCGGTACGTTTGCTATCTTCATCGGGTATTCCACTTTGTTAGTGTCCAACGGCGTCTGAAATTATTCAAGAAGATTCCGGATTATCcgcgttttttaaaaatatttgaggaAAAAGGTATcccgtaattaatattacttttgatTCAACAAGCATAAAGTTGAAATCttctcatattaaattttatatattttaacacacagtattttt from Cataglyphis hispanica isolate Lineage 1 chromosome 16, ULB_Chis1_1.0, whole genome shotgun sequence includes these protein-coding regions:
- the LOC126855542 gene encoding LOW QUALITY PROTEIN: cilia- and flagella-associated protein 70-like (The sequence of the model RefSeq protein was modified relative to this genomic sequence to represent the inferred CDS: substituted 1 base at 1 genomic stop codon), translating into MCESQNRNSTNSIKSNADSKVKTTVTTPKETSSNVIGFCNLDLLPILLGEKLFSERLIVQTAHLSLDDSAVSWQNLPIINATIIYDDEEIFPSEAKINFLSITIESIYNPPVFFTEDAEYKAGTIIYINDEIPENIIFKDGKWTKYHDVEKIKQWQSLSKLQSRARLSKWKLNCDYANIKNTLDTKLDLQKKLCQNEPRIEWNYMNRSIMYDVGIETMQKHIVKYKYWPFQFMVEKNTEEKNVRSKEERPVKYQLYQCYVDLSELVFPGIKSTHVMAQLYAYNMSDMVEKTGLEENILELRNKGLEQESKKVSRYSYIXYMMRKKLKKEEKRLHLDVEDSQSTPVISESGEPVFVIIEVELYYPFIPCRLETDFSNIIEKMMTPKVTKPYYVYSGDMVEERYATCIQKIVEILTESYRDELTCFTQYLYKTGTYLTVRSTLKTQVISMLDQKFKTSIKIVHSIDSQNFVTSIYTYLVEQMHLAINKIVESRFTCDKADDQWSKIILSYKLCFYAEEAYELGHIDDARRHHQTAIAANKNDLRAWIKYAIFLLKIDDTERAKECCHEAVLLNRRDKIVLLMYGLILAKDQNYQDAEIFLKAVTDFYPRFVEGWVILHLLYVRMDYCPGIDLTLRIAEKCMKDDDPETEISNEDTLAWTMIHCPQNNVYMITAILLMTLHFCDFAGIALTKELSCAGRSVHVLYYLAVQHYLLHQYEDALSYLREAECIYGLDYSISALMGHCYFQKCDFMEAICCYEYSNTMFNRPNDLHLVQTRMGLYYEDTGDYMRALKVFLSACEISPTAETWLGAGIAFYELQQFTEAEAALSEANQIDNRNATVWKYLCLLNMSLQRYDELAQCQRQIAQDNTTFSLEKRSLKPRNGKPVML